The genomic segment AGCCCAAAGTAATGAGTCTAGCCGACCACCATAAAACTCTGCTCTAAATCCGTCTCTGACCATACATAGCTCTCTTCGTACATGACAAAATATCGGTACTACATGTATCAAACATAACACGCCATATCAAAGTAGTAAACTGATTCAGAATAAGCATAATCTTATGTATATGTTTTAGGACATGAATACATGATTCGAGCACAAACTAATGAGTTGAGTTGACCACCATAAAACTTGCTCTAAATCCGTCCCTGGCTATACATAGCTCTTCGTACATACAAAGTACCGGTACTACATGTATCAAACATAACACATCATATCGAAATGCATCAGTCAATTCATCTTCTATCTATTGTCACATCCAAATCGAGTCCTGTACTCCAAGAAGATCCTTGCCGCGCCATAGTGAGCCAATGCACCAAACACAACAAACGTATGAAATATTTGATGACTATGACCAACTAGATCGAACAATCCAGGCTTCCATTTCTCCGGTACGCGGCTAACATAAAATGTAGCCCCTATTACATAACACAATGCCATGCTGGATTCATATGCAAGTGTTACATTCCTCATAGGATCACTCCAATTCACAACAAGTGCATGAATTGCAGGAAAGATACCAAAACAACCCATCGACATGAACAACCCAACCCGAAAAGACCTATATTTCCCTGTCGAAAACACGGGGAAGAGCAGAGTTATGATAGTGCAAACTCCCAAGATTGTTATCCCAGTGAGGTACACAACTTGCCAATGTGGTGAACATTGAAAGATATAGTACATTGGTGGAAAGAATGAGGTGATGATCATGATTGTAATGCCAACATAGTCAATTTGTACCAAGAAAAGATTCAATCTTTGTGAATGACATGAGAAAAGATGGCAAATACTACTTGATAAAAGACACAACATTGCACCAGCTAAGAATACATAGAATGGCCAAGTTGCTTCATTTGTTGCACTTTCTGATAATGTTATGTCCATTTGTAAGTGTTGGTCAGTTAGCCTGGTTGTTTCTCCCTGTATACAAAGCCGGACACACCGATAATGTAAAGAATTCTTATCgttacaaaaagagaaaatagaaattaGCGACAGACAACTTCTGTTGCGCTTCCTATTTAGCGatgaattatcaagaaatcctgtTAGTTACATGCTATTCGGTGACATATTAACCGCGATTCTCATAGCTAATTCCTATCTTTTTTGGAGATAAGCATCCAGTCCCCCTCAAACGatggtcaaagttgctacgatacactccaacttcacaggggtcctaatACCCCCttcaactcaattttagcgtattattgtcacccttttgtgctgacgtgacacctttattatataaaatgggGCAACATCAAAGGTGTCGCATCAgctaaaaagagaaaatagaaattaGCGGCAGATAACTTCTATCGCGCTTCATATGTAGCGctgaattatcaagaaatcctgtTAGTTACTTGCTATTCGGTGACATATTAACCGCGATTTTCATAGCTAATTCCTATCTTTTTTTGTAATGTATAATAGCAATGCAATTTAGCTACTTTATTTTccgagtaaagcatctagtacccctgaACTGTATCAAATTTGTTAcgatacactccaacttcacaggggtctcattaccctcctgaactcaattttagcgtattttagctgacgtgacatctTTTGTGAACCTTTTTAGCTGTGGGCCCCATTTTACAtaataaaggtgccacatcagcacaaaagagagacaaaaatacactaaaattgagttcgggTAATGGAAcgccctgtgaagttggagtgtgtcgtagcaactttggcgTAGTTCaggggtactggatgcttatctcttttattttccATTCAACTTATATACATTACTAGTATAGAGAATTTTTACATTGTTAGCGTAGTTTAACATGTTATAACGGGTTACTTGCTTTATTTCCAATTATTATGGACGCTGACCTGTAATTATCTTTTAGGTGGTTTAATAGCGtgtataatttcttttttttctttttaactgtCAATATATAGAAGTTAAATAATTTAGAAATTCATGAGTACTTAAAAGTATACCTTTGAATTTTGAGAGATGTTTGCATCCCCACTAGTTGGAAAATTCCtgtaagaaaaaaaaactcaaaattatttcttacagaataaaaactaagaaattttaGAATTAgtgaaaatcaaattaaaattcaaaatatcgattttaagtAATGCATCTAGTAccctgaactatgatcaaatttgctgtGACAAACTTCAATTTCACAGGGGTTCTATTATCCATGAATTTTTATCACCCTTTTTAACTGACGAGgcacctttttagctgacgtgacacctttgacgtgagccttatttttatgtaataaatgtgacacgtcagcacaaaagggtgacaaaatacgctaaaattgagttcaggagggtaataggacccttgtgaagttggagtgtatcgtaacaactttgaccatagttcgagATGGTACTGGATGCTTATATCATCGATTTTCATttaaaacttgaaatttaaagTCACTGATTCTCGTGGAAAAGACTACTAATGATTGCATTAGTGTAGGTCGTTTACATCACATCTCTTAGGATGCAGATCTTCCCTGAACCTAATTAACgtggggcataatatataaacaagacctttaacttgacaccaaattataattatCACCTTTAACTTTATCAATGCACaaataggccctttaactatataaaatctGAACAAAAAAACACTCTAATCCTACCTGGTAAAATGCGTGTATACACTCAAAACCATACGCGTCAGAGTTAgaattgaagtatttttttgttcaatttttgtATAGTTAAATGACCTATTTGTGCACTGACAAAGTTAAAGATCATACTTATAATgtcttttttattaggtggcaGCATCTGGGTGGATTACTAATTCACGCATGTAAGTTGCAGAATTAGAGtgtttttttgtttagtttttatataattaaaagacCTACTTATACACTGATAAAATTAAAGgttataattataatttagtgtcaagttaAAAGTtgtgtttatgtattatgtcttttatgtaatagattttttttttttaataaaaaacaactcttaaaatatatcaccaagaaaatatcaagagaaataaatgTACACACATTTAAAGATGGTAGTTGGGAGTTTGATAAAGTGTCTTTTTAACCTAACATTATAATCCTTCAAATATTATTGGACCACATCTATAGGTCTATTGCATTGGTTTTGACAAAAGTTTAATTGTTTACGTACTAAAGTTTGCCACATCAAAAGGATATTTAAGTTCCTAAAGACCCAAAACTCGAAACATCTGATTATCGATTTGACATTCGATTAATTCAGATTTGAGACGAAAGTCATAATATGGGGTTGGGTATGCAAAACGCTCCATATCAAAGGTGACTCGGTTTTTCAAGGCTTGATAACGAGACCTTCAGTTACAATTTTAGGAACCGGCTAATCTAGTTTTTAGGGGCGGAGCCAATCTTTCATTCGGGGTTCGGtcgatgaaaaaatatatcatttatacatgattaaaattattttttatgtggttatagtaagtgttgaacccccttcgactaagttttcttGGAATATGAAACCACTTTGttaaaatcctggctccgcctctgctAGTTTTGCAATAACACATACTTCTATGGGCTAAAACACTCTCTGCTAAAGACGACTCAGTTACCAAACTCAACCCCGAGATCTCCGATTATGACAACTCAATATGATTAATTTgaattaatattcttttatttttattttttcatctggTGTTTGGTACCCGCATTGAGAGCCCGATAAATCCGAATTCGCGTCACATAAGGCCCATTCGGGAGAAGCGCTCCCTACCAAGAATTTTTTTCATGCCCAGAGCTCAAACTCGAGACCTCTAATAGCCCCATCGACTGTACCAAATCTTTTGGTGATGAACTAATATTCATTATCAATCAACAACGAAACAAGATTCATttacatataaataatttaaaagtacTTTTTGAGTTATATAAGCaatattatttaaatgcataTAAACAATATAATTTTCTGACGAAAAGAGTACAACCTATTAGACACATACCTGATAAACATAGTCATAAAATCAGCAAGTTGAGATATATGTTCTGCATTAGCAATGGTTAATACCATAAATAGAATAAATCCAATTAAATgcctgaaaaaaaaaaacaagtaatccaatttagaaaaataaatttttaaaaaaatccaacTAAATAAATTGCAAATAAAGTAATTATCTCAACTATTcaataaaatctaaatttaaataaaaaaatagaattatgttcactaacAAAGTAAGAATTCTTCTACATTATTGATGAACTTTACCATTTCTACAAATTATTGATTAACATTTAATACAATTTACCTAGAATTAACTATTAAATAGCttgattataaaatattatacatacaCTACTAAAGAAAATAGGAATTAGCGATCAAATATATAGCTAAACAACAAAATTCATAACTAATTTCATTTATTAGTGGCATATTAGctataaattatcaaaaataaaataaaaatccattaGCTGAACACGCTTCAACTTTGTGGGATCCTATGACCCCCTGGattattttttatcgtatttTTGTGACATATATTGATCAGCCGGACCACTACGTGAATACACACTGAGCGTGTAAAGGTCCGAAGTGGTCCAGCTAAGCAAATATATGCCaaagaaatatgataaaaaataatctagtGGGTCGTAGAGCCCCGCAAAGTTGAGGCATGTTACAACGAATTTCGCTAAAATTTAGGTATATTTCGAAACTTTTTTTCCCCAAAAgaattaaacttaaaaaaaaaaaaaaaaacatgaaatgaGATAACTTACGTCCAGACATTTAGAGTTTCATTATGCCAAGTGAAAATACTGAAAAATGCTTGTTTAAGAGGCCAATTAGCTctataataattcaaaataaattcattatcCTTCATATATTCTGGTAATTCTTgataagaaattaaaggatatttttcccttatatttctttcaatattattcttcttattcttcatcTTCTTGCTTctctttgaatcaagattttgatgatctttttcttgattcatcatctttaaaaaaaaaaaaagagaagaagaaaaaaaaaagaaaaagagagaaagagaaagatattttctttttttcttgatgaGTTTTTGCTAATTTTTGGAGTTTGATGCGTGGTTTTGTGGTGTTTTTTTTCTGTGTTTGTCCAAGTAATTATTCAGTAGAAAGTTAGGAAGAAGGACCATTTATAAAGAATATATTTTACCAGTTTCGTGGCGGGATGAATCGGATCCCTTTATTCattgagtaaagcatctagtatctTGGAATTCTGACGAAATTTGCTACGACATATTTTAACTTTATGGGGTCCTATTATTTCTTGAACCAAATTTATTTTTGTCAATATTTATAGCTGACGTGATTTCTTTTATCAACCTTTTAATTGACGTGACGCTATTGATGTGGGCCTCATTTTATGTATAAAGGTGCCACAACAGCACAAAGGAGTGACAAAAATATGCGAAAATTGAGTTCAGGGAGGGGGTaatcagaggcggagccaggattttaaGTAAGggagttcaatattcaaagaaaactaagtcgaagggggttcaacacttattataaccacataaaaaataatattaatcatgtataaatagtatatttttccgccGAAGGGAGTTCGAATGAACCCCTAAAGAGGGTTGGCTCCGCCTCTGGGGTAATAGGATCCTTGTAAAGTTGGAGTGagtcgtagcaactttggtcatagttcagggaGGTACTGGATACTTATCTCTAATTAGAAGTCTTAAATTCGGATCTTTGGGAATGAAAAAACTTTGATAGGGAGCTACGCCCCCAAAAATGGAACTTATAATACGTaaatttgaatttagttaagcTTCTATGTAAATATTGAACATTGAGTCAAAACCAAAAAAACATAGAGAGTACTCGATCTATCTTTTGGATCTTGTgatacaaaaattcaaatttaattaagCTTCTGTGCGAGTACTGAACACCGAATGGGTATCAGAAAAATAGGGGGGTTTcgatcaatctttttttttttttagggtgGAGCTAGTGTTTAAGACTTCAGGGTACGAGTTCGATGGAATCAATAATTTTGATTTAAACTGtgtatttatctttaaaatttaagagataatacccaattactcTCCTGAATTATACCTAAAAAGGCtctgacacacctcaacttaaagggggtcctattacccctgaactatttaaaagtataattttgacacccttagtgcctatgtggcacatacgtgtgcctacgtggatacttcagtgtgttgtgccacgtatgtgtcacgtaggcactaagagtgtcaaaattacgcttttaattagttcaggggtaataggaccccctttaagttgaggtgtcaTAGCCTTTTTAGGTATAATTCAGGGgagtaattgggtattatctcaaAATTTAATTGAAAACTCGACAACTTAAAagtattaaaatttcaaattaaatcaataaacttaaaattgtagcttggtatttaattttttttttggttagactTAATTTCTCATTGTTGGTTTGGTAGGTCATCAATAACTTGTATTCTTGTGACGCTTTTTATGGTCCCTTTCAATTTCTTTCTTGTGATTCTATcgtcctttttattattttatttttaatttatcttttcgATTGGGTAATCGTGTACGTACTAAAGTAAGTTAAACGAAGAATAAAAGTATCATATAGTGGAATAATCAAGGTTCCTCCTATCTTGCTTAAAGTttacgaatttaaattttaaaaatgaaaataattcttgataGAAATGTTTCTCCATTAATTGGTCCCACAAGACACGAATTTAAATTAATCGAGTTAGCGGGTCTAATTGTCATCGTCTTTTTAGTATACAAGCAGTGActacatattacaaaaataaagacGATGACAACTACGATAGGACTAAacatattcaatatttatattaatcCAATAAACACATAACACGTgtctttatatataatttcattaCTGAAACTATTGTGGATGACTATAATTTTGGGTAAACACCTGATACGGATAAGTTTTAAAAACAATTTAAATGAAGGGGATTGAAATTAAAGGGGCAAATAAAGTAAAGTATGTTATagctttaatattataataataggATAGTTAGCCAGGCATTGAGCAACACTTTCCATCATGCTGGGTACAGCTAATAACAActagacattaattttttttcttaatatttttggTTGTTCTTAAATCGGAAGTCGCAAAAAACTCGCAATTtctgctgtttcacccgtttgactagGAAAATGGCTCTACCAACCCCACCAAACCAATCAGATCCACTCAATAGACCACCGGCGGACCGCCCGAGAAGTTTCATCTAAAATCGAGCATGTGCGCACTCCCCAACCATGTGCTAACACCTACTGACAATCGCAAAAGTTTCGCAATTTTTGCCTTTTCACCTGTTTGACTTGGAAAATGGCTCCAACGGCCCCGTCAAACCAACCAGATCCATTCAATAGGGCGTCGTTTCACCCAAAATTGGGCTCGGGGACCAAGCCCACCCCCCGAACCATGGGCTAACACTCAAAGAGAAAGTCACAAAAAAAACGCAATTCTTGTTGTTTCCTCTATTTGACTTGGAGAATGGCTCCACCAGCGCCGCTAAACCAACCAGATCCACTCAATAGGCCACCAGGGGACAGCTCGAGAAGGTTTGCCCAAAATCAGGCTTGTggccgggcccacccccgaaccATGCGCTAATATCCACCGAAAGTGGCAAAAAATCAACAATTCCTGTTGTTCCATCTGTTTAACATGGAAAATCGCTCCATGTTAGTCCGCAGGGGAACCACTCGAGAAGTTTCACCAAAAATCGAGCTCGGGGCCCAGCCACCCCCGAATCATGGGCTAACACCCACCGAAAGTCACAAAAAACCCGCAATTCCTACCATTTCGTCCGTTTGACTTGGAAAATGGCTTCCGCCCCACCAAACCAACCAATCCACTCGATAGGCAACCAGAGGATCATCCGAGAAGTTTTACCAAAAATTGGGCCTAAGTCCGGAGCCCACCCCCCGAACTGTGGGCTAACACCCATcgaaaatcataaaaaaactataattcctactattttgctcatttacaacaacaacaaacccagtgtattcccacaaagtagggtcaGGGGagagtaaaatgtacgcagttcataccgctacctcaAAAGAAGTGGCTCATTTAACTTGGAAAATAGCTCCACCAGCGCCAAATCAATCAGATCCACTCAATAAACCGTTGAGGGACCGCTCGAGAAGTTTCATTCAAAATCGAGCTAGGggcccaagcccacccccaaaccgtgggctaacacccatcGAATTTCGCAAAAAACTCATAATTCCtgtcgtttcgctcgtttgacttAGAAAATGACTCCATTTGCCATGCCAAATAAATCAGATCCACTTAATAGAAAGTTGGGGGACCGCCCAAGAAGTTTTATCCATAATCGAGCTCGGGGCCTGGGCCTACTCCCCAAACCATAGGCTAACACCCACAGAATGTCATAAAAAACTCATAATTcctgccattttgcccgtttgacttgGAAAATGGCTCCACCGTCCCCGTCAAACCAACTAGATCCACTCATTGTCGCCTAAAATTGGTCTAGAAGCTCAATCCCATCCCCAAACCATGGGCTAACACTGTATACACGTAATTTTATcctttcccaaaaatattttaatcatttttattttNNNNNNNNNNNNNNNNNNNNNNNNNNNNNNNNNNNNNNNNNNNNNNNNNNNNNNNNNNNNNNNNNNNNNNNNNNNNNNNNNNNNNNNNNNNNNNNNNNNNCCTCAACAcctcacttttcatttttcattggatacatgcaaaaggcacacgccctactcatttttccacacgccaccctcatctttccacatgccacactaactttttcacatgccacacacttattccgacaagccaccaattatatgcttccaaatatgataataaataaagaaaaagaaaaatcaaataaaaaatataaaagaaaaattctaaaaggggaaaAAGGGAGgatcattctttcatcatcatcttctccacaataacaacaatcgaAATCATCTTCCTCATAAGAAGAACAAATAAAAActgagagagagaagagagaatcgtgcgagagagaagaaaaaatcgAGAGAGAAACAATATCGTGAACAGTGTCGTGAGCAGTGTTTTGAACAATGTCGTGAACAGTTCCGTGAACAGTGTTGTGAACAGTACCGTGAACAGTACGTGAACATTACCGTGAACAGTATCGGTTTCGGGTTCGATTGGATTTACGGAGCTTCAGTTTTGggtctcaaatttttcaatacgAAGTTAGAGTTGGTCATTGTTGAGGTCCTATTAGGAATTCTATAGTTAGggatttcttgattttattatcaacgaaatcTATTCTTCAAAGGTTCATCTCTCATCTCtacatttttattatatcaaagtTGGTTAATATCGTGATTTTCTGGTGCGGTTTTGAATATTTCGAGTAAAATGTTAATTGTTGCtgtggatatgaatgattggtatgcttaaatatttgaatctttgttgtggtatgtgttgttggtttcggattttgaaaagagatttgatagtcgaactggtttaataatgtggttaaaaatggatttgggggatgaaattgagaaattgataaaaaagtttaatttagattagctttggtttattgttgttttgtttaattcgtaatgagcatgaatattgttggaatatgataaaattatgatatgttgaaatggataggcgaatgttggttcgggtaggcaagagtttaggaataagttttcttgttgaatgtttgaatgtagaatttgagttgaacggtttggttttagttcttgtatttggaaatgtattcatttagtcggggaatgccccgcgaTCACTTGtgtttattcgccggggaatgccccgaagtattttgtatttggaggacgtccgtgatgaaggcccgaggcatcgggtagcatgggagcgtagtataaaattagtatagggtagaataggatttacattttcgcattctttttctattttggactgtataattggactgaatattgtttttggatttttttgcttgattgattgttttatttatgtttggtgtggtttatacattcatagtgtccaaattagccgatatactccaccaagcgaccatggtcgaaccacgggatcgaggggtgcctaacaccttcccctagatcaacagaattccttagccggaatctctattcgcaaaccagttttaaggagtcaaatcattttgaaaaagattttccaaaggtgacttggcacaccggattatgccaagtggcaattctaagttttgaatataaaaagtccttttcgaaacaaatcttcacttctgtcactttaataataaaaaccctttcgaaacttaaaatgaatctttttggagttgaaaaaggggtgtgacagctctggcgactctgctggggaaccttttcagaattcgagcttatttttttggagttgtatcggcttagtttgacattatgggtgtgtaaacattatttgtattattgttttatcattgttgagtgtctacgtgctcttttgtttacagtttttctcttatgtgttaccgctttataacTGACATCATGTGCCTAACCCGAGTCAATtatttctgcaacaagttctgtagtacacgctgtgtacactacctatagttgagtcacccttattttaggagggggagccgtcggctgatatggagtaggtggacagccaaagcagccactatcgaccatacgctcccccgaacagccttgttagtgaaccccagcgtaggtcagcctttaggtcttcatcaaaattagactttaaattaaggattctttgaaaaataaatttaaataattaaatcttgatttaaatataatttattctcacaaataatctatttggagaattacttgtttggttttattaaatcaagaaactcgagattaaaagaagtattaattcgtatttaatttcaattcaatttaatcaatctattaaatttgatcataaattgaaaataaaattggcCACAATCGCAATACATTTGGCCAATTAgcctttaatttgatcaaaatttaattagaatgggttaaatgttaattgaaactatttttcTAAACTATCCATCCCAATTTTGCCAAACACCTGGAcccatttcatattttcttcaaacagTAGCCCATTTCTCCCTTTTCAATTAAACAAGCCCAACACTAACAATTCCGGGCCCAAGCAACAACCAACTCCAGTGGCCCATTCCCCTTCATTTTTCCAATCAGCAATACCAGCCCCCAAATTGGCCCAATACTCTCAAGAACCAGGCCCAAACCCCCTTATCTTCTCAACAACACCCACTCTCAAACCCTTAGCCACAAACGATCTCAACCAAACGACCCATTCCCCAACAACGGTGAAACCCGATCCCTTCAGCTCCAAATATCCGATTATCCTTCAGCCCTTCTCTTCACAATACGCTCACTCAACGGCGAGCAACATCGAATATCAgagaacaacatcaacaatcacaaaattgaccccaaaCCCATTGACCCAAGTTCGACCCGTTTTCAACCCAAAAAAAAACCTAAATACATCCTTTCACCATCAGTTCGTACGGATTGCGTGAACCCCACGTGAATGTGTACGTCGAGGAATTTCGAACCTTCTAGAACAGTGTTGAGGTGTCCTCCAACGTTCAATTCCGTGAATTTCGGGATAGGGGTACGAATCTGGTACATATTTGGGTGTTTTTTTAGTGGATGGAAGGGGGGATTTGTTTTTTCCAATGATGATTGGTCCACCTATTTGGGAATCATCCAAGAATTTGGTACAAAGGGGTACAATCTGTTAGGGGTAGTCGGATCTGAGTGAAATTTTGAATTACTCCCCTTTCGAAACACCTAGATTCCCCCCTGAATTTGGAGCCCTATAAAAAGACCGATTAGGTCACTCTGAggaggagtttttttttttttttggtcttgaCTCTAGGGGTCTAAGAGGGAGAAGTGGGAAATTCTAGGGTTTGGGAAATTATTTCGAgaaatttgggtgaaatttttttttcggttctctctttctctttcggGAGCCAAAGTATTCTAGAGTCCAAAATTGGGGTTCGAAATATTGTTGGGAATCCTGAAAACAAAAGTTTTTTTGTGAAAATCTTCTGGTCCACTTTTTCTCTTTGGAAGCTGGTCGATCAACTGGAAATTCCAGAGTTGACAACATCATCTCCCGGTGGTAACGGCTCTTATGATAGCTCTGTTTGTCGATTAATGAGGCTGGGTTGTCTGCTGTAGTAGCCTTGTAGGCCATAGGATTAATTATGCTCGAATAAGTTGTCGTGTTGTTATATCATTTTCTGTGTTTGTTGGAGATTTTAGCTTTACGATTCTGTAACAGTGAAGGCAGGATGTTTgtcatttacacttagaatttgttagtcaatattaaaaatgatgaaaatatgtttGGTTTTATTCACctttggtgttgatcaactttaGCATTTCCGTTCCTATACATGAAATGTTTCAAGTGTTAGTATTTTCGAAGTTCTTCGTTGATTCACCCTTTGGTTTTGAAAGAAACTCGAAAGAGGTTAGAATCAAggttaaaaatcaatttttggtTCGCCTTCGAGTGATTTAAACCTTTTTCTTTCTCAAATCGATTCGGGTATTAGCATTCTTACTCTTTGTAGTTTTCACCAATCCacctctttagtttcaaaaggGATTTGAAAGAGAGGGTTTTGAAATTGAAGTCCGGTTAGCGAGCCGGCTCATGTTCGTTGATATATGGCTTTATTTATTTACCCGTCTCTATATTCCTAAAGATgaaatcttattattttatttacgcATGGTTGGTCAGAGTGCTAGCTAGTTTCTGCCCATTGTAGTTCAAGTTTTTGAAATCCCCTGTAACAACGTTCCTTCATCTTTATTTCCATTAACGCTTTCTTGTGCATAGTGAATTATTTGGCTGGGTAACGAGATAGCAATATGTTCATATGATTGGGGATTATCCACGCCGCCTCCAATCTAGCTATTTTCTTTTAGAGCATCGTATAAGGGGGCCAGCCttgattttgttatgtttttcgTGAAAAGTTTCTGCTCAAGCTTTGCATGTGCTTTGTGCTTCTTTGGTTATCCATTTGGTCatgtattatttgtttgattaCAGTGTTAAGTGAAGGTAAATAAAATGAATTTGGTTTCTCAATAGCTAAAGGATCAAAATC from the Capsicum annuum cultivar UCD-10X-F1 chromosome 9, UCD10Xv1.1, whole genome shotgun sequence genome contains:
- the LOC107840790 gene encoding heptahelical transmembrane protein 1, with translation MMNQEKDHQNLDSKRSKKMKNKKNNIERNIREKYPLISYQELPEYMKDNEFILNYYRANWPLKQAFFSIFTWHNETLNVWTHLIGFILFMVLTIANAEHISQLADFMTMFIRNFPTSGDANISQNSKGETTRLTDQHLQMDITLSESATNEATWPFYVFLAGAMLCLLSSSICHLFSCHSQRLNLFLVQIDYVGITIMIITSFFPPMYYIFQCSPHWQVVYLTGITILGVCTIITLLFPVFSTGKYRSFRVGLFMSMGCFGIFPAIHALVVNWSDPMRNVTLAYESSMALCYVIGATFYVSRVPEKWKPGLFDLVGHSHQIFHTFVVFGALAHYGAARIFLEYRTRFGCDNR